A segment of the Populus nigra chromosome 12, ddPopNigr1.1, whole genome shotgun sequence genome:
TTTACTTGGTGTGTTTAAATTAGTTTGACACTGAAAATATAacgtcaaaataataaattgaaaacacaaaaactttttaaattaagataaattattagACACAacttctaaaatatatataaaaactctaTGTCACATTGTCATGTGATGGGGGAAGGCCACACCATTCATACATACATGCTTGTGCGTGTGTATGCATTACACATAAACTTGCATTCATTGGCACGTCTATTTATAAGTAGCTAGAGTGCAAAACAAAGAGTAAATAATATTTCTGACTGAAAACAGAAATGGATGATGATAAGCAAGATCAGTTGTTGCCTATTGCCAATGTGGGTCGGGTAATGAAGCAGCGCCTGCCACCAACAGCAAGGGTTTCGAAAGAAGCGAAGCAAAGAATGCAAGAATGTGCAACAGAGTTTATAAGCTTTGTCACTAGCGAGGCTTCTAACAAGTGTCGAAAGGAGAATCGCAAGGCATTGAACGGAGATGATGTCTGTTGGGCTCTCAGTTCTTTAGGGTTTGATGACTATGCTGACACTACAGTAAGGTATTTGCACAAATACAGGGAGGCTGAAAGGGAAAAGGCTGACCAAAAGAAAGCTACTGACACTGACAAGGTCAACAGAGATGAAGAATCCAACCATACAACTTGCCAAGCAGTACAGCAGCAAACTGACCAGATTCCTGAACCAACAACATTAGAGTTTAGGTTTCTTTAAGAAGCTACTGCAATTAAGTAATGGAAGTTCTCTCAGAAACCAATCTTGAGAAATACTAGGGCCTACTTCGTATGGTGGGGATGAAGTAGAAGATCAGATGGAAGTTCTCTCAGAAACCAATCTTGAGAAATACTAAGGCCTACTTCTTATGATGGAGATGAAGTAGAAGATCAAAACGTAGGCAATATTACATATATATGGAGGAGATCAGAGTTTTTTAATAACTTGTGACATAATTTGGTGTAATACATATATATCTAGCTGTATGAAATAAAGggctttaattttcttctatATGAATCCGGTTGCTACTCTCTGAGGTAAACTTTAATCTGTTCttctttcttacttttttttttgttctttttgcatTGAAGAAGGAGAAAAATCTGTATATAATCTTAGATGTTGATTAATTAGGCTTTGGATTTTGGATTTGCTTgaatagaaaattaaagtttagagGATAATTTCTACCTTGTATATGGCTTTTGATTCCCTATATCAACCACTAACAAGTGATTAATTAGCTTGTAGTTCGATCATATAACAGTTAAAATAGCCTTTTTTTGTGATTGATCACAAGCAATCCCATATATATTCTAAGGACGTTTATCATTTTCCAGTCCTAAAGCTCCTTGATTTTGTAAGGTTTTAGTGGGAACTAGATGTAGATTGTCTTCTGGTGAAGAAGAGGGAGTAATCTTGGGTAGCACATCCAAATCGGACAGGGAGAGAGAGATCATTCAGCTCAGTCTTCACTCATGTTTTGGAAAATTCTTGTGTGGGGTATGCTTTGCTCCTGCTTACAAAATACTCTTTTGCTCTTATATTGTTTTGTGTTAAGGGATTTTTTCCCTGTTACTGGTTGCTGAATTAGGAAAATGGATGAACCAGAACCTGATATTGCTATGATCTATTGTAATTCTGACTCCGTGGAAAACGGCAAATCTGCAGGTCTTATAGCAAGTTAACTagctaatcaaatattttagttCACCGGTTAAGGGTGAGTGATCTGATATGCTAAAATGAAATGTTGAGGGATTGTTAGCAATTATAAAGGCTTGGTTCTAGTTTTTTTCCCTCAATTCCTGTTGGAATTAAAGAAATGAAGCTGATCAGTTATTGAactattttcttcatgaaatgATTTTATTGAAGTAGAGTTCatctttgaatttgattatgttattgttattaatcgGATGAACAAGTCATTTAATCATAAACCATGAAGTTTTCATGAGTTTTTCATGATCTTTGCATCTAAATTTTCTTAGCATTTGGACTCAATGTCTTTCTAATCTCATGTTTCGCGCGATGCTAACTATAtggttttgcaaaataaaatgttaCTGGAAGTTGTGACTTTGTGGTGATCTTCTTAGTTATACAATCTTTCTAATTGgttcaaattatcttttgacTCAGATTGTGTAGATACGTTTATGTTTATATGCAAGCcattgcttatatatataaacaatatgCAGAAGATCagcaaaaatgaagaaaaatctcCAATAGTTTGCAttcattgtgtgtgtgtgtgtgtgtgtataattggCATCCAAACAAGACCTTTACCTCTTTCTGTCATGCATGAGCATAGATCATAATATGTATTGATGATCAGTTATGATTCTGGGAAATTTTCTAATCATTTGTGGTCCTTATGATCTGACCTTCGATAACTATAATCTTGTTACTGATGTTCACGACAGGCCAGGCTTGATCATATAAGAGACTGAGCTGGAGTGGCTGATAGGATGGATAAATTACAAGCAGATCTACAGGAAATATATGTGGTACGTACGTAGACATGGATATATATGAACGTCTAAGTACTgcattatttctttaaaaatattgatttgagtcatttttatcaaattaatatgttttctatttaaaatctttttaactattttttgttaaattataattaatctgtagttcatatataattttcacacacacacacacatatataacaAGAATAATATGATTTGGAAATAGTACCGATCATGCAAAATGGGGATTTTTCCATTGATTATAGTTTAGTGCATACGTATTTAGAATATAATTTGTTGGTTAAAGAAACTAAATAGTCAAATTAAACAAAGTAAAGAATAAGATTAATGACAACATTCTTATTCTCTACATggatttttgctttttaagaaagaaatttaatggCTATTTTCcacaatttctctcttttttaatgtttgtttttaaagaattattatcACAAGTAATCACTATGATTCTCCATAcaacattaagaaaataaatgacttttttttacaaacaaataataataataattaattaacaaatctTATACGCATAGTTTTCAAATTATACATAAAACTAAAAGGTACAGAGAAATCACTGTTTCCTCACACCCAAATACACTGCATTAATCTACAGTgcatttctctttctctctttttttattttttttgtaattttcattttttttgtttattattttttttctaaaattatctttgttgattttacattttaaatattgagctggttaaaaattttgatttataatttttttctttaaaatactgtggattgctacggtgttttctcacataatttttctattttatttttttattttacaaaattatatttgtcgattttattttttttatattgagctgattgagaatttagttttgtaatttttttatttaaaatattattgattgctatagtgtttctccacatgttttttttttcttttgttttttatgattttctttgaaattatctttttttattttattttttaatattgagttggttaaaaattacagttacaatatgtgagtaAAGTATTATAACTTTCCTCCcaaattactgtggattgctacaatgttttttttccatatggtttttttttgttttgttatgtttttcttaaaaatttttttgtcaattttattttttaaatattaaactggttaagaattgcaattataagtaaatacaagttttccctcacaaaacactatggattgatacagtttttcctcaaatggttttttttccagtttcttttgtgttttttttttgtaatatgtttttccaaaactattttcgtcgattttttttaatattgagttggttagaatttaagtttgtaataaaacttaatcatgtggggaaaacactgcagctttcctcacaaaacattgttgagaattacaattacaagtcattataaataatgttaaatcatatgagaaagtattgtagctttcatcacaaaatactataaattattACAGTGTTTccagcatgattttttttctcttttttttggtgttttttttctctaaaattgtctctgtcgatttgattttttttaatattgagctggttaagaatttagctttgtaatttttttctttaaaacactatgaattgttgcagtgttttctcatatgatttttttttatgatttttttcaaaattatctttgtccattttttttttaatattgagttggttaagaattataattacaataaaaataaatcatatagggaaaacgttgtagtttttctcacaaaacactatggattgctacagtatttctctaaatggttttttattttactttattgaGGAAATCAcggtagttttcctcacaaaacattgtcaattgctacaatattttttctcatgggtttttttccttccaaaattatctttgttggttttttttttaatattaagttgatagagaatttagctttgtaattttttttgctttttattaatagaaaagctaaatcatgtgatgaaaacactgtatcttttctccaaaaacactgtggattgttacaaatcattttattcagtctctaaattttgatcaccaacacaattttttttttctattatgaaatattggctccatcatacttttaatttctattacttatctagtattgatttacaattataacactatcaaatatttttttttataaactgcCGGCGATGCATGAACATGCCTTCTcgtaattaactaaaaaaaagattcgGCGATGTTTTTAACTGATTATGTTTCACTTTAAAGTTGATCATAATAGTTCACTTGCCTTAAAATATGATCATTTATTCTTTTGAGGTGGCAtgcataaacacatcaaataattTATCGTAAGATCTCATCATTTTctctatataaatttataattagatctcaaataatcaaaatcaatatttgaaattaattataccaatgcaaaatacaaaaataaaaaacatatgttatgttaaatataaaaaaaacatattaaataagaaaaatatccgaaattaattttgattttaattttgatttacttggattaataaaaatattaagatattaaaattgattttataagttTGCCCGAGCTGCAAAGGTTTGTATTTGACCGTCTCTGGTGAATTGCAAAGTCAGTCCCtgtattttcttaaataaaataggttaatcttgtatttttaaaaatcataataaagtTATATTATCCTTTTGGAAATCGTAAATCGTAAGCGAGTCTGCATCTGTAAATATAATGCTGACTTTATCTGATTTTTACTTGGCAGATTAggccttttttatataaaaaaataataattacgtTAAGGGTTTtatccatgttaataataatataaaaaaagtgtaTATGGCACTCAAAattcatagatttttttaaatattgttctCAACGTAAgtagttacaaaaaaaaaattattatcaaaataatgattTGTTGTCTCTAGAATATAAGCTtagttttaatcatattataagatataaaataatatttccagACAGCATTTGTTTAGAGGCAATCTAAGCATTTCCtctttgccaaaaaaaaaaaatgctcattTATATAAAAGTGCCTTGAATCCTATAATTAAAGCAATCCATCTTTGGGCTTTGATGGCCCAACTGCTTGCTTGCTCCGTTGAAGAGCAGAGAAAAGCCATCGTCTTGCTTATTTACCATAATGGGTTTCTGCATTCAAGACAGCATTCGGGCTTCGATGTGTGAGCACTAAATAATTCTACGAAGACTTGTCTTTGGtccaaaatttaacaaattgaaATGAGCCGATCGAGGTCCAAATATTGTTCCAtgtatgaaaggaaaaaaaagaaaagaaaaaaacctagctCGAGAGAATAATTATgaagacttgattgaagaattTAATGCCACTGCGCATAAACGAATAACTTGATACTCTTGCTAATCTTAagctcatttaaaaataaatcttattcgAGCTCAACTTAAAGTTGAGTTACAAGATGGATTAGTTGACTCgtgttattaaaataatattattatttaaaaattttaatatatattttgattagaTCTATTGAATTGGGAGTTAATTTCTTGagtagattaaattaaattaattttaaatttaatttttgtttactcTTAATATGTAAATTAGAATTGGATCCCATGTTGACGCGACCGactatattattataaattaacataaaataataaaatatcatgccAAAACACAATGTTGGCTTCATATTTCCTATTAGTGACAACATATTCTCCATTCACTGAAATAGTTTTTATCAACGAcaggaagaaaaacaatttaattccaCTTTACACTTTTTAATAAAGGATAATTTGGCAGAGAGTAGCAACGGTTTTCGGCATGTTGAAGTCGATTCCTGTGTGCCATATAGCCGATATTCTTTATCGAAGAAATAACACAAACAATTCACCAGAGGCGAGCAGGCATGCATGCCACTCATCGAAGGCATGGCACTGATGATAATATTCTCCTAAGTTATTTTCCAAGTATAAAAAGATGCAAGAGCtgggctagctagctagctatagGCGTGGAAGTTCAAACCATACAAACCCTAATTTTAACGAGGATGAATTGTCTTGATATATATCAATGTAATCGCAGATGTGGATATATGCAGACTAATTTTAACGAAAGAAATTGGGCAAAAAGAATAATGCTGTCCACAACAAGTTCTTGCCTTCCACTTTGATAGgagatttaatataataaactctggaaaatataaaaaaagattattccTACCCACTAGCATTTAGTTCACTGGTATTTTCTCAAGCTTGCTTTTACGGGAGAGTAAGGATGAAAGAAAGGATCCTGATTCGCCAAGAGAGCAGAAATATTTTATCAGTGAAAAagtcctttctttctttaaactGTAAAGAAGGCatagacaaagaaaaaaaaaatggaactaGACCACATTAGATGCCCATTTGAGTAATCAGGTGCTAAAAAGAAAGGAATCTCAGCAAAGTTTATGGCCAGCATAAAAGGTATTCAATTCCAGGTCCCTAAAAGATGACTTCCAAATatctagctagctagggttTGTGAGATATTTAGTGCGTCTAACCATTTGTTTAACCATTTCTCTTGTCCCCTGTGAGAAACCCTAAACATGTCATAAACCCTAGCTAGAAATGGGTCCTCGAACGAGTTTTCTATAACTCCGCCAGTGTTCTTCCAGTAACACGTCATCAACTCCAGCCAAACTTAATTTAAGTGAACAAAACCTCGAATAGTACGTATCAAAAAGCAGTCTTTATTCGACAAGAGTTGTACCTATCTACATTATTCACTAAAATTTCCATTAATTAGCTTCCATGGCTGTGTTCAAATGGTTACTGCTGATAGTTGACCATTGAAATTAAGCCGTTGAGAGCATGCTTACACCTGCCTGCATGCgctatgctctttttttttttttttttttttttttgagaatgtgGTAATGGTtaggtttaaagtgtttttttgtttggaaatgcattaaaataatatattttttatatcagcacatcaaaacgatctaaaaatataaaaaaataatttaaaataaaaaaattcaatttaaaaaaaaaacacggtttCAACCGCTGAAACCGCGTTCTCAAATACTGCTTTAGTGTCTTTCAATGGTTAGACATGCATTCTTAGGTTACCAACAAGTGATTGATCAAGTGATTACCAGGTAAAAGTGGTCTCTATCCTGGAAAGAGTGAGAATATAATTTCAATCTCCTAAAAAACATGGTTATCGGAAGAGCTCTCATCTTCATGTTTCCTGCCTGAAAAATTAAGGATTAGTCTCGAGCTAAATTAATAAGTCTCTAGGCTTTGATTaaacccaaaaatattttttgaagttatcTTTCATGTATCAAGATtaagttaatttctatttaatcAGCGTAAAAGGTTGACTAGCTatccattatatatatttacaagaaaTATAATGAGAAATAAACCTATACAACAAGAGATATATTCAAAGCTATGaagatttttaaaagtttgCCGAAATAATGATTAAAGTTAACATGCATGTTTGAATGATCATGAACTTGAAGAATTTATTGGATGATTAATTAATGGCTGACGACCCCAATGTTACTACTTTGGTCTAACGCATTAGTGATAAAGGATGATGATCAAATCAGATTACAAGAATATGAAAGAAACTAAGTATTAATTTATCCAATTGGACGGTTGTTAGTCGACCGTACTGGATTTTATTCAAAGATATATCGTGCCAAAAATCTAGATTACATGCCCCACCAATATTTCAccttattatatattaaagaaGCACGTccaagatttaattaattacattaattAGTGCAATATCtgttgaatatatatagtttatcaaTTATTGTACCATTATgcctaaaaaaaagagaaatgagcTTGATTCGATTCCATATATACTATGcctacaaattaaattatttaccaAGAAAATTTGATCGGTGTTAATTTGTtcacaaaaaacataaattagctttgaaaatatagaaatttattttgaaattatctaaaataccgattatatatatatatatatatatatatatatatatatatatatatatatatatattcatctgAGGAcctttttacatatattttccatgcacatctttttaattttaatttagtgcaaattaaccattaattaagaaaacagAATTAATGTGCAATATCTTTGGATTATTTACATGCATCGATCGAGACTAGGCAGCACTATAGCTAGCCATGAAAAAAACATCCCTGCCCATTTCAAGATTTGGCAGTGCCGATCAGCCTTCCAGATTTAAGAATCTCAATTTTAGAAGTCCCTTTGGAGACCTAATTTCAGTTCTGCAAAAATCAACATCTAA
Coding sequences within it:
- the LOC133670188 gene encoding nuclear transcription factor Y subunit B-4-like; protein product: MDDDKQDQLLPIANVGRVMKQRLPPTARVSKEAKQRMQECATEFISFVTSEASNKCRKENRKALNGDDVCWALSSLGFDDYADTTVRYLHKYREAEREKADQKKATDTDKVNRDEESNHTTCQAVQQQTDQIPEPTTLEFRFL